TTTATCAGCTCTTCATATTCCTGAAATTCATGATCATGTATCCCTATCAGGAGTAATTTGTAATTTTCAGGTAACTTGCCAAGGGCTTTTATTATTTGATCCTGTTCTTTTTTTCGTGAAATACTTCCTATTATTATATCATCTGCTTTATATGAATACTTCTCTTTCAAGATTTTTCCTTTTTCAAGGTCAATTACGCTGTATTTATAATCAGGAGTTCCGTTATAAATCACCTTTACTTTATTTTCTTTTATTCCGCTTTTTACCAGTTCATCCTTTACTTCGTCACTGACTGCCACTATCAAATCAGTAAAATTATTATAAAACCAGTTTTGTATGAATATTCCGGAACTTTTCGGTGTCTGCCTTCTGGTATGAACTACCTTTACAGGAAGTCTGTAAAAAAACTTTGCCAGATTGGCGTTATACCTGTCTTTGCTTGACTGCGGATTTATTATATCTATTTTGTACTCTTCCACTATTTTTTTTATATGTTTCATATTTGCAAAATCCAGCTTGCTTTTAAATGTCATTTCTATAAGATTTACTTTGGTATCACTGAGCATAGAATATAACAGCGATTCTCTCCGGCAGCCTACATATACATTATGCCCGATAGATGCAAGGCCTTTCGCCAGATAAGAGATAGAATTCGTAGACCCTGCTATATCTCCCTGATATGTTAGAAATAATATATTCATATTTATCCTTCCAAAATTGAATTTTCTAATTTTTTCATTATTTTCAAAATATCATAATCCTCAGATAATTCCTTTGACTTTTTGCCCATTTTACCGATTAATTCCGGATTTTCCAAAAATTTCTCCATCTTACGGGCTAATTCATCAATATTATGATATTCGACAAGATATCCGTTTTCATTGTCTTCCACCAGTTCCGGCATACTGCTTACATCAAAACACACTACAGGCTTCCCAAAATACATAGCTTCCACAATTGCATTAGCACTTCCTTCAAAATATGACGGAAACACAAAGATATCCATACTGTTCATAAATTCCTCTATTTTATCTATAAATCCTAATAAAATAACTTCATCATTCAGGTTATACTCATTTATTTTTTCTTTTAAATAATCTTCTAATTTTCCTTTTCCTGCTATTAGAATCCTGAAAGAATGTCCTTTTTCTTTTAATATTTTTGCTGCTTCCAAAAGATGTATCTGTCCTTTTTGTTCCACTAGACGACCGGAATTTCCAAAAATCACAAGACTTTCATCATTATTATACAATTTTTTTCCGTTATTTTTATAGTCATTTTTGTCTATTCCGTTATAGAGCAATAATACTTTGTCTTTAGAAATTATTTTATCATTATTTATAAATATTGACCTTTCTATTTCCTTAGAATTAACAATTAATTTTGTAAGCATCTCAGAAAATATAAGCCTGTTTAATAATGTATTTTTTATAGGATGCGGCATACCTCTTCTGTAAACTACATTTTTTATGCCTGCCATTTTACATGGGATAAAGCATAATTTCAAGTCTATTGAAGAATTCATAAAAATAGTATCTATATTATTTTTCTTTAAAAACTTATATATTTGAAAAATTTTTACAATATTCAGAAAACTG
The sequence above is drawn from the Sebaldella sp. S0638 genome and encodes:
- a CDS encoding glycosyltransferase family 4 protein; the encoded protein is MNILFLTYQGDIAGSTNSISYLAKGLASIGHNVYVGCRRESLLYSMLSDTKVNLIEMTFKSKLDFANMKHIKKIVEEYKIDIINPQSSKDRYNANLAKFFYRLPVKVVHTRRQTPKSSGIFIQNWFYNNFTDLIVAVSDEVKDELVKSGIKENKVKVIYNGTPDYKYSVIDLEKGKILKEKYSYKADDIIIGSISRKKEQDQIIKALGKLPENYKLLLIGIHDHEFQEYEELINSLNLKDRIISLGMIPGEETLNHYQILDVDVLASNMEGLSQSLLEAMYLGVPVTATKAAGNISLIKDGINGLFFNDGDTDKIAENIKNIIENRELREKLTAEGKKTAQIDFSIKRVIENYEDTFRKLINQ
- a CDS encoding glycosyltransferase, which gives rise to MINVCFFNSEKKWGGGEKWHFKMAKLFSGQGYNVILAGRNNSELLLKAHRENMNIRGFNIGKYSFLNIVKIFQIYKFLKKNNIDTIFMNSSIDLKLCFIPCKMAGIKNVVYRRGMPHPIKNTLLNRLIFSEMLTKLIVNSKEIERSIFINNDKIISKDKVLLLYNGIDKNDYKNNGKKLYNNDESLVIFGNSGRLVEQKGQIHLLEAAKILKEKGHSFRILIAGKGKLEDYLKEKINEYNLNDEVILLGFIDKIEEFMNSMDIFVFPSYFEGSANAIVEAMYFGKPVVCFDVSSMPELVEDNENGYLVEYHNIDELARKMEKFLENPELIGKMGKKSKELSEDYDILKIMKKLENSILEG